In the genome of Myxococcus stipitatus, one region contains:
- a CDS encoding TIGR02265 family protein — protein sequence MYVSTEVSGGGAAWELEQRRLAATDDDQARGMFFQGALHVIACLGGEGAVARCKGVAGVWEINPFHLYPVSRYLRMVSTAARLLGPGSRGFDEVLLRMGAQASVDFLSSLFGRELLAETMGSPRTLVEAMGDAYRMAVSYGERYPQWTGERSVRFVMRRDFMPAVYHVGVLRGALESVGARDVRVRGRQVALLESEYEMSWR from the coding sequence ATGTACGTGAGCACGGAAGTCAGCGGCGGTGGCGCGGCGTGGGAGCTGGAGCAGCGGCGGCTGGCGGCGACGGACGACGACCAGGCGCGGGGCATGTTCTTCCAGGGCGCGCTGCACGTCATCGCGTGCCTGGGCGGCGAGGGTGCCGTGGCGCGGTGCAAGGGGGTGGCGGGGGTGTGGGAAATCAATCCCTTCCACCTGTACCCGGTGTCTCGCTACCTGCGGATGGTGTCCACGGCGGCGCGGCTGCTGGGCCCGGGCTCGCGGGGCTTCGACGAGGTGCTCCTGCGCATGGGCGCGCAGGCGTCGGTGGACTTCCTGTCCTCGCTGTTCGGCCGCGAGCTGCTGGCGGAGACCATGGGCAGTCCCCGGACGCTGGTGGAGGCGATGGGGGACGCGTACCGGATGGCGGTGAGCTACGGAGAGCGCTACCCGCAGTGGACGGGGGAGCGCAGCGTGCGCTTCGTCATGCGGCGCGACTTCATGCCGGCCGTCTACCACGTGGGCGTGCTGCGAGGCGCGCTGGAGTCGGTGGGCGCGCGGGACGTGCGGGTGCGGGGCCGGCAGGTGGCGTTATTGGAGAGCGAGTACGAGATGTCCTGGCGGTAG
- a CDS encoding alanine--glyoxylate aminotransferase family protein has product MRDLLMIPGPVEFEQEVLQALGSPSLGHTDPAFISLFGRALKRLREVSLAPGAQPFVISGSGTLAMELAVANLVEPGDAALVVNTGYFSDRMAKILERHGARVTHVRAAPGDAPSVDEVKGHLERGGFKVMTVTHVDTSTGVLAPVEGLSRLAREFGALSVVDGVCATAGEAFHQDAWGADVYLTASQKAVGVPPGLALLTVGPRAMEVWRQRRTPVASVYCDFAEWLPIMEAYEAGKPAYFATPPVNLVHALDVSLGLILAEGLEARFARHQRMARAFRAAWAALGLRMLPVSEAVTANTLSAVYYPEGVDASLVGRVKAEGVVVAGGLHPDLKARYFRVGHMNRVGPADLLATVGAVERALLASGHRFQPGAGLSAAESSLTSR; this is encoded by the coding sequence GTGAGAGACCTGTTGATGATTCCGGGGCCCGTGGAGTTCGAGCAGGAGGTGCTGCAAGCGCTGGGGTCGCCCTCGCTTGGCCACACGGACCCCGCCTTCATCTCCCTCTTCGGCCGCGCGCTCAAGCGCCTGCGCGAGGTGAGCCTCGCCCCCGGCGCGCAGCCCTTCGTCATCTCCGGCTCCGGCACGCTGGCCATGGAGCTGGCCGTGGCCAACCTCGTCGAGCCCGGTGACGCCGCCCTGGTGGTGAACACGGGTTACTTCAGCGACCGGATGGCGAAAATCCTGGAGCGCCATGGCGCCAGGGTGACACACGTGCGCGCCGCGCCCGGGGACGCGCCGTCGGTCGACGAGGTGAAGGGCCACCTGGAGCGCGGCGGCTTCAAGGTGATGACCGTCACGCACGTGGACACCTCCACCGGCGTGCTGGCGCCCGTGGAGGGGCTGTCGCGCCTGGCGCGCGAGTTCGGCGCGCTGTCGGTGGTGGACGGCGTGTGCGCCACCGCGGGCGAGGCGTTCCACCAGGACGCGTGGGGCGCGGACGTGTACCTCACGGCCAGCCAGAAGGCGGTGGGGGTGCCGCCGGGGCTGGCGCTGCTCACCGTGGGGCCTCGGGCGATGGAGGTGTGGCGCCAGCGGCGCACGCCCGTGGCCAGCGTGTACTGCGACTTCGCGGAGTGGCTCCCCATCATGGAGGCGTACGAGGCGGGCAAGCCCGCGTACTTCGCCACGCCGCCCGTCAACCTGGTCCACGCGCTGGACGTGAGCCTGGGGCTGATTCTGGCCGAGGGGCTGGAGGCCCGCTTCGCCCGCCACCAGCGCATGGCGCGGGCCTTCCGCGCCGCGTGGGCCGCACTCGGCCTGCGCATGCTGCCCGTGTCCGAGGCCGTGACGGCGAACACGTTGAGCGCCGTCTACTACCCGGAGGGCGTGGACGCGTCGCTGGTGGGGCGCGTGAAGGCGGAGGGCGTGGTGGTGGCCGGCGGGCTCCACCCGGACCTCAAGGCGCGCTACTTCCGCGTGGGCCACATGAACCGCGTGGGCCCCGCGGACCTGCTGGCCACCGTGGGGGCCGTGGAGCGGGCCTTGCTCGCCTCCGGCCACCGCTTCCAGCCCGGTGCGGGGCTCTCCGCCGCTGAGTCTTCCCTCACCTCCCGTTAG
- a CDS encoding ferritin-like domain-containing protein, protein MTEALSRRAALRTAAGLGLTAGLLTRGAPADARFAPTDVDALKSLLIAERNAIKTYQAGLAVLDAAASTDPLLRFRGIITALARHFMAHHAEHAAKLARFITRQGGADDVGDGEAQVPADFVPSIQNVLDLATNAEKAAAIAYTDTQKNLDAADNADLAASIGAVEAQHFVVLQLAARGFVTPAASTANQPADALTSMAAAFVPTSFALTVDGSPGLDDETLLPFYDVTK, encoded by the coding sequence ATGACCGAAGCACTCTCCCGCCGGGCCGCGCTGCGGACCGCCGCGGGCCTGGGGCTGACGGCGGGCCTGCTCACACGCGGCGCACCCGCGGACGCGCGATTCGCACCGACGGACGTGGACGCGCTCAAGTCGCTGCTCATCGCCGAACGCAACGCCATCAAGACGTACCAGGCGGGCCTCGCCGTGCTCGACGCCGCCGCCAGCACCGACCCGCTGCTGCGCTTCCGGGGCATCATCACGGCCCTGGCCCGCCACTTCATGGCGCACCACGCGGAGCACGCCGCGAAGCTGGCGCGGTTCATCACCCGGCAGGGCGGCGCCGACGACGTGGGTGACGGCGAGGCCCAGGTCCCCGCGGACTTCGTCCCCAGCATCCAGAACGTCCTCGACCTGGCCACCAACGCGGAGAAGGCCGCCGCCATCGCCTACACCGACACGCAGAAGAACCTCGACGCGGCGGACAACGCGGACCTCGCCGCGTCCATCGGCGCGGTGGAGGCGCAGCACTTCGTCGTCCTCCAGCTGGCCGCCCGAGGCTTCGTCACACCCGCCGCGTCCACCGCGAACCAGCCCGCGGACGCGCTCACGTCCATGGCCGCCGCGTTCGTGCCCACCAGCTTCGCCCTCACCGTCGACGGCTCGCCCGGGCTCGACGACGAAACCCTCCTGCCTTTCTACGACGTGACGAAGTGA
- a CDS encoding ferritin-like domain-containing protein — MTTPLSSDERLERRQFLQGLAAVATTAALSGCENREESALPHGSAIDRAREASALTTLLALEYSLIDGYHQGIPLLTAAHEDTSLPQTQRDLAGLALAVAQAFLEDHEAHAVLLSQLLKNLGATPLRPDEAPFIPPPQFKPSVGNALKLAANEERRAAFGYNRVVQGLNTRSTRFGLASIEGVQAQHFVVLKALIDSLVDTTPGFDAQQAVPAPFVSSTMSLGGGNGLQDVPDLAVNTQG; from the coding sequence ATGACCACCCCTCTCTCGTCCGACGAGCGGCTGGAGCGCCGCCAGTTCCTCCAGGGGCTCGCCGCCGTGGCCACCACGGCCGCGCTCTCCGGCTGCGAGAACCGCGAGGAGTCGGCCCTTCCGCACGGCAGCGCCATCGACCGGGCCCGCGAGGCCAGCGCCCTCACCACGCTGCTGGCGCTCGAGTACTCGCTCATCGACGGCTACCACCAGGGCATCCCCCTGCTCACCGCCGCGCACGAAGACACCTCGCTGCCGCAGACGCAGCGCGACCTGGCGGGGCTCGCGCTCGCCGTCGCCCAGGCGTTCCTGGAGGACCATGAAGCCCACGCGGTCCTGCTCTCGCAACTGTTGAAGAACCTGGGCGCCACGCCCCTGCGACCGGACGAGGCGCCCTTCATCCCTCCGCCCCAGTTCAAGCCCTCCGTCGGCAACGCCCTCAAGCTGGCCGCCAACGAGGAGCGCCGCGCCGCCTTCGGCTACAACCGCGTCGTCCAGGGACTCAACACGCGGAGCACCCGCTTCGGCCTCGCCTCCATCGAAGGCGTCCAGGCGCAGCACTTCGTGGTGCTCAAGGCCCTCATCGACTCGCTGGTGGACACGACGCCCGGCTTCGACGCCCAGCAGGCCGTGCCCGCGCCCTTCGTCTCCTCCACCATGAGCCTGGGCGGCGGCAACGGGCTGCAGGACGTGCCCGACCTCGCCGTGAACACCCAGGGCTGA